Proteins from a single region of Cryptomeria japonica unplaced genomic scaffold, Sugi_1.0 HiC_scaffold_79, whole genome shotgun sequence:
- the LOC131864174 gene encoding receptor-like protein Cf-9 — MSSLKDLLLSDTRIEGEIPSAIWNALSLESLYLSYTGIEGEIPSAIGNVSSLKSVYLSDNRIEGEIPLSIVNLSKLVSLELSYNKLTGAIPPSLDSLSSLVSLHLNANELNGTIPSTISNLVNLRSLWLHSNSLSGLISLSVFDNLTSLDSLYLSYNQLTVNIDSTWIPQFKLSALALGSCNLDRIPSFLVTQYDLEYLDLSANSIQTNIPSWIWNLPSLYSLNLSCNQLTGSLPSRQTLPMYFDSLDLHNNSLEGSLHLPLAGAYLLDLSMNQFNGSIPSHIGAYLENAMFLSLSRNNLSGAIPDSICTPYLQVLDLSKNTLSSVIPPHLTRNCSSLSVLDLAENHLEGKLPAEWGNITNMHTLKLNGNHLRGVIPSSISEGRSLQVLDLGNNDMEGTLPHWIGKLSQLHVLVLRSNHFHGSIPRQVIGLPNLQILDLSGNHLSGAIPSNLTNLLAMVNASQNNSNHLEDVRYTNKITISWKGWDVEFVKVLFILKCIDLSNNSLSGSIPFKMGSLQGLIALNLSRNHLSGRIPKTLGHMDQLESLDLSLNRLNGNIPLELEFLSYLEFLNLSYNMLDGKVPHGGQFLTFGESSYLGNLKLSGIPFTNISVCNNSSGYGNCTSIERIGEAKNSDGEMIGWAVGLGLSYGMGFSIVIGVLTLNKRVRKRAFQFYDVVILAIDGCIRG, encoded by the coding sequence ATGTCGTCCTTGAAGGATCTTCTTCTATCAGATACCAgaattgaaggtgagattccatCTGCTATATGGAATGCGTTGTCCTTGGAAAGTCTTTATCTGTCGTATACCGgaattgaaggtgagattccatCTGCTATAGGGAATGTGTCGTCCTTGAAGAGTGTATATCTGTCAGATAACAGAATTGAAGGTGAGATTCCTCTGTCCATAGTCAATCTCTCTAAACTTGTTTCTTTGGAGCTGTCCTACAACAAGTTAACAGGGGCAATCCCCCCTTCGTTGGACTCACTCTCTTCTCTTGTTAGTCTTCACCTTAATGCCAACGAATTGAATGGTACGATTCCATCTACAATTTCAAATCTTGTTAACTTAAGAAGCCTTTGGCTCCACTCCAATAGTTTAAGCGGCCTCATTTCCCTTTCCGTATTCGATAATCTCACTAGTCTTGATAGCCTGTATCTTTCTTACAATCAGTTAACTGTAAACATTGATTCAACATGGATTCCGCAGTTTAAGCTTTCCGCTTTGGCATTAGGCTCTTGCAATTTAGATAGAATTCCATCGTTTCTTGTGACCCAATACGACTTGGAATATCTAGACCTATCTGCTAACAGTATCCAAACAAATATTCCATCTTGGATATGGAACTTACCCAGCCTTTATAGTTTGAACCTTAGCTGTAATCAATTAACTGGGTCATTGCCATCTAGACAAACCTTACCCATGTATTTTGACTCTCTAGATTTGCACAATAATAGCCTAGAAGGTTCTCTTCATCTTCCTCTCGCTGGAGCTTATCTGCTAGATCTGTCGATGAATCAGTTTAATGGTTCTATTCCTAGTCACATCGGTGCGTATCTTGAAAATGCAATGTTCTTATCCTTGTCGCGGAATAACCTCAGCGGAGCGATTCCAGATTCTATTTGCACTCCATATTTGCAGGTTCTTGACCTTTCAAAAAATACGCTGAGCAGTGTCATTCCTCCTCATTTAACCAGGAATTGTTCTTCTCTTAGTGTTCTAGATTTGGCAGAGAATCATCTGGAAGGTAAATTGCCAGCAGAGTGGGGCAACATTACAAACATGCATACATTGAAGCTCAATGGTAATCATTTGAGAGGAGTTATTCCCTCATCCATTTCAGAAGGCCGATCTCTGCAAGTATTGGATTTGGGAAATAATGATATGGAAGGCACCCTTCCCCACTGGATTGGAAAGCTATCACAGCTGCATGTTTTGGTCTTAAGGTCTAATCATTTTCATGGCAGTATCCCACGCCAGGTAATTGGCCTTCCGAATCTTCAAATTCTGGATCTTTCTGGCAACCACCTTTCAGGAGCTATTCCAAGCAACCTTACAAACCTGCTTGCAATGGTCAATGCATCGCAGAATAATTCAAACCATTTGGAAGACGTTAGATATACAAATAAAATTACAATTTCCTGGAAAGGCTGGGATGTTGAATTTGTGAAAgttctctttattcttaaatgtatTGATCTTTCAAACAACAGTTTATCAGGGAGCATTCCTTTTAAAATGGGATCTCTTCAAGGCTTGATAGCCCTTAACCTTTCAAGGAATCATCTCAGTGGCCGAATCCCAAAAACATTGGGACACATGGATCAGCTAGAGTCTCTGGACCTCTCGCTAAACAGGTTGAATGGCAACATTCCCTTAGAACTTGAGTTCCTGAGTTATTTGGAGTTCTTGAATCTATCTTACAACATGCTTGATGGAAAAGTACCCCATGGAGGACAGTTCCTAACTTTTGGGGAGTCGTCCTACTTAGGCAATCTTAAGCTAAGTGGGATTCCATTTACCAATATAAGCGTCTGCAACAACTCTTCTGGCTATGGCAACTGCACAAGTATTGAGAGAATTGGTGAAGCAAAGAATTCAGATGGTGAAATGATAGGATGGGCAGTGGGACTTGGATTGAGTTATGGTATGGGATTCTCTATTGTGATTGGAGTATTGACTTTAAATAAGAGGGTGAGAAAGAGAGCCTTCCAATTTTATGATGTTGTAATATTAGCTATTGATGGGTGTATTCGAGGTTAA